In the genome of Solirubrobacterales bacterium, the window CGATCGTCCACTTGACGTCGGTCGAGGTGACCGGCTTGCCGTCCGACCATTTCCTGTCGGCAAGCTTGAAGGTCACCGACTTCTTGTCCTCGGAGACCTCCCAGCTTTCGGCGATACCGGGCGCGGGCGAGAGATCCTTCGGGTTGTAGTTGACCAGCATGTCCCAGTTGATCGCCCAGACCGTCCAGTCCTCCTCATCGAGTCCGATGAACGGGTTGAGCGTCTGCGGATCCTGAGCCCAGCCGATCTTGAGCACATCCTCCCCGGAGGATGCGTTCTTTTCGCCGGCCGCAGTGGCCTGCCCGACCGTACCGGCCAGCATCAGAATTGCGACGAAAAGGGTCGCCGACAGCCATCTCCTCATGAACTTCCCCTCCGGGTTGTTGTCATCCGGCCACCGCCGGTTCCAGCACTTCAAGTGTCTTTCCACCCCCGTCCACCCGCACCTTTGTACCGAGCGGCATGGTCGCCATGTGCTTGCCGTGACCAACCGGCAGGTTGGCGATCGCCGGAATCCCGAGCGGGGCGATCAGTTCGTCCAGCACCTGTTCGATCGAGAGCACCGATTCCGGCCCTTCCGGTGCCACCCGACTGCGCAGGATCACGTCGGTGCCGAACACGAAGCCGGCCAGGTTGTCGAGCTTTCCGGCCCGGAGCAGATGGTTGAGCAGGGTGTCAATCAGGTACTGGTCGGTGTTCAGGTCCTCGAGCAGCAGCACGCAGCCGTCGGTCTCGACCTCGAACGGGGTGCCGATACTGGCCGAAACCAGGGTGAGGCAGCCCCCGGTGAGGACGCCCTCGCCGATCCCGCCGCCAACCGTGAGCACGTACGGATCCTCGGGATCCTCGAACACCCTGCCGAGCGGTTCCGGCTGGAACGCCCGGTGGAACCACTCCTCGGTCTCCTCGGTCAGCTCCTCCTTCTGCCGGGTGAAGCGGACGAAGTTCGGGCCGTAGAAGGTGACCCAGCCCGGCTTCTTCGCCAGCGCCAGATGGAGGCCGGTGATGTCGCTGAAACCGCAGACGATGCGCGGCTCCCCGACCGCATCCCACTCGATCCGGTCGAAGAGGCGGGCCGACCCGTAGCCGCCGCAGAGCGCGTGGACCATGTCGATCCCGTCCTCGGAAAGCGCCCACTGCAGGTCGGCAGCGCGTTCCTCGTCGGTCCCGGCCAGGTAGCCGTGGACCTTGCGGTGATTGGGGCCGAACACGACCCGGTGCCCCCGGGACTCGAAGTAGGCGGTCGCCTGTTCGATCTCGGAACGGGTCTGGGGCGGGCTGGCTGGTGCAACGACCGCAATGGTCGCGCTTTCAGGCAAAGCCTTCGGTTTAGTCCGCTCCATCCCTCTCCCGCGTTCGGACAACGACACCTGCCGGGATATTACGCCTGGCCCCGGAAGCCAGTCAGCCGGCCGGTCTGCCTCAGAGCCACCCGGCCAGTCCGAAGGCAATCCCGAGGCAGAGGTCGATCCCGGCCATCGTTCCCACCACCTTGAGCTGCCGGCGGTGATCCGTTCCCATGTCGTAGACCCAGGCCGCCACCAGGAAGAAGGTGCCGTACCCGAAGACCACGATCAGCGGGATGAACGGGGTGTTCCACCACCAGTACTCCCAGTGGAAGTAGCCGGTGCCGTGCAGAAACAGTTCGACGATCACGCAGAACAGCGAGAACCCGAGGATCATGACCGGCCGGTTGGGCAGGCCGAGGATCTTCATTTTCCGGTCGGCCGGCAGCATCTTGACGAAGACGATTCCGGCGATCGCGAACATGAAGATGATTTCGATCGAGAGGCCGATGTAGATCAGGTAGCTGGTGTCACCGGTGACCGTCCAGAGCGGCGCCCGACCGGTGATGTGAAAGAAGGCCGAGTTGACCAGCTCGTTGAACTGGTCCATCAGGAGCAGGGCCAGTCCGGCCAGCACCATGTCCCAGCGACGCCGCTCGATCTCGACCGAGTACACGTAGAGGACCAGGGCCAGCAGGGTGACCGACGACCACTGAAAGAGAGACCCGTCACGAACCATTGACTGCGCCTCGCGGACAAAATCCGGGACCGCGGTGAGGGGCAGGGAGAGGAGATCCACCAACTTGCCACGAAGCTACCAAGCGGGACTGCCCGGAAGCTCAGTACTTGACCGCAGGGTGACCCGGCCCGCCGGCACCGCGGCCCGGCCCCGGTCAGAGCTCGCGGCGGTTGACCCTCGTACGAATGAACTCGACGATTTCACCGGTAGGGGCGCCGGGGGTGAACACTCCGGTCACACCCATCTCCTTCAGCGCCTCGATGTCCCTGGTCGGGATCGTGCCGCCGACCGTCAGCAGCACGTCGTCGACCCCCTGTTCGGCCAGCAGCTCGGAGATCTTCGGGACCAGGGTCATGTGGGCGCCGGAAAGAATCGAGACACCGATCGCGTCCGCGTCCTCCTGGATCGCGGTCTCGACGATCTCTTCCGGGGTCTGGTGGAGCCCGGTGTAGATCACCTCCATGCCGGCATCCCGGAGCGCCCGGGCGATGATCTTCGCCCCCCGGTCGTGACCGTCGAGGCCGGGCTTGGCAACGACAACCCGGATCTTGTGCGCGGCAGCCGCAACCATGAACCGAACCCTACCGTCCCCCGGCCAAGGCAGCGGCTCAGAAGACCGGGGTCTCGGTGTAGGTGCCGAAGACCTCCTGGAGGGTGGCGACCATCTCCCCGACAGTGACCTGCTCCCGGGCCGCGTCGAGGATCGGGTACATCAGGTTCTGGTCGGTGCCGGCGGCCCGTTTCAGCTCGGCCAGGCTGCTTTCGACTGCGGCCGAGTCACGGACGGCACGGGTGGCGGCCAGACGCTCGACCTGCTTGGTTTCCAGGGCGGGATCGATGTGAAGCAGCGGCACCTCTTCCTCCTCGCTCTGGTATCGGTTCACCCCGACGATCGTGAACTCGCCGGAGTCCAGCTTGCGCTGGAACTCGAAGGCAGACTCGGCGATTTCCCGCTGCGGATAGTTCTTTCGGATTGCCTCGACCATGCCGCCGAGCTCGTCGATGCGGTCGAAATACCGGTACGCCTCGGCCTCCAGTTCATCGGTCAGCGCCTCGACGAAGTACGAGCCGCCGAGCGGATCCGGGGTGTTGGTCACACCGGTCTCGTGGCTGATGATCTGCTGGGTGCGGAGCGCCACCCGGACCGCCTCCTCGGTCGGCAGCGCGAGCGCTTCGTCAAAGGAGTTGGTGTGGAGCGACTGGGTGCCGCCGAGTACGCCGGCCAGTGCCTCGAGGGCGGTCCGGACGATGTTGTTGAGCGGCTGCTGGGCGGTGAGTGAAACTCCGGCGGTCTGGGTGTGGAAACGAAGCCGCATCGACTCGGGCCTCTCTGCTCCGTAGGTTTCCCTCAGCTCACGGGCCCAGATCCGGCGGGCGGCACGGTACTTGGCGATTTCCTCGAAGAAGTCGATGTGGGCGTTGAAGAAGAAGGAGAGCCGGGGAGCGAAGGAGTCCACATCGAGGCCGCGTTCGATCGCCCGTTCGACGTAGGTGAAACCGTCCTTGAGGGTGAAGGCGAGCTCCTGGGCGGCGGTCGCTCCGGCCTCCCGGATGTGGTACCCGGAGATCGAGACGGGATGCCAGCGGGGCATCTCCCTGGTCGAGTACTCGATCATGTCGGTGACCAGCCGCATCGCCGGTTCGACCGGAAAACACCACTCCTTCTGGGCGATGTACTCCTTGAGGATGTCGGTCTGGATCGTTCCCGAGAGCCGTTCCGGGGAGACACCCTGGCGCTCCCCCACCAGCACGTAGAAGGCCAGCAGGATCGCGGCCGGGGCGTTGATCGTCATCGAGGTCGAGACCTCGCCCAGCGGGATGCCCTGGAAGAGCCGCTCCATGTCGTCGAGGGTGTCGACCGCCACTCCTTCCCGACCGACCTCGCCGAGCGAACGGGGATGGTCGGAGTCGTAACCCATCAGGGTGGGCATGTCGAAGGCGGTCGAAAGCCCGGTCTGGCCGTGGTCCAGCAGGTAGTGGAACCGCTCGTTGGTTTCCTCGACCGTGCCGAAGCCGGCGAACTGGCGCATGGTCCAGTTGCGACCCCGGTACATCGACTCGTAGGGACCCCGGGTGAACGGGTAACGGCCCGGTTCGCCGATCTTCGCCTCCGCGTCTCCGGTGACGTCCTCCGGCCCGTACGCGGCCCGGATCGGCACCCCGGACATGGTCTCGAACCGGAGCTCCCCGCCACCGGACTCCCGGTTTTCAGACTCGGCAGCAGGCGGTGAGGCAGGTGTGGAGTTCGGTTCCATGATCGAACCCCGATGGTATCCGGCCTGCCCGGCCTCCGCCCCACACGGAGACCGGGCCTGCCGAAACTCTTATGCGGCCGCGGCCGGTGCCTTCGCTTCTGCCGGCGGCCAGCTTGCGACCTGGTTGGTGAAACCGGCGGGGCTGAATACCACCAGCAGCCTGCCCTCGCCGTGCTCGGGGTTGTCGAGGCGTACCTTCTCCCGGGCCGGAATGGTCACGATCTTGCCCGGCTCGAGCACGGTCACGTCACCATCGCCGTCCTCGCTGATCAGACGGATCGCCCCGTGGAGGGGAACCAGCAGGGATTCGGACTCACCGTGGTCGTGGAGACCCATCTGCCCACAGCAGGGGACGGTCACCTCGACCACACCCATCTGCCGACCCGGCTGATCCGCGACCAGAATCTCGGCCACCGGCCCGTTTTCAACGGGAGCCTGGTGCCGTTCACCTTCGCCGAGTTGTACGCAGTTCACGCTCATGTCTCACCAGCCTTGGGTCAAACGCCGATCTGGTCGAAGCATAACTGATTACACACTTGCCATGTGTAAATCGGTTCGGTGAAGCCGGTTCGGTCCCGGTCAGGACCGGCAGCCGCGGAGCGCCTCAAAGAGCTGTCGGCGGCGTCGCCGGAAAGGTTCGGACTGGCCGATCGTGAAATGACCGACCGTCGCGACCGCAACCAGACCGGTGATCGTGCCGACGACGGCCAGATCCCGACCGATCCGGTCGAGGCGCAGCTCCTCCCAGGCGCGTTCGGATGCGACCGCGGCCAGCTTCGGATCCGGGTTGACCACAACCGCGTTACCGACCGCCTCCAGCATCGGCAGGTCCGAGGCGGAGTCCGAGTAGGCCCAGGAGGCGGCCAGGTCGATCCCGCGATCGGCCGCGATCTCCTCCATCGCGATCACCTTCCCCGGTCCGTAAACGAAGGGCCCCGCGAGTTCACCGGTGTAACGGCCGTCCTCGACCGCGTAGCGGGTGCCGATCCCGCCGTCCATGCCGAGGATGCGGGCCAGGGACTCGACCATCTCGGACCCGGCGGCGCTGACGATGAATGTAAGTCTCCCCTCGTCCTGATGGCGATGAACCTCGGCCAGGATGCGAGGGTAGATCCGGGGCAGAATCCCGGCGAGGACTTCCGGCCACATCCGGTCGATCAACTCGACCCTGGATCCGCCTACCGACTCCTGGGCGACCGCCAGCACCTGGGCGGTTTCCTCGTCGGAGGCTCCGCGCAGACGAAACTTGAGGTGATCCACCGCCCAGCCGGCCACCTGACGGCGGGAGATGATTCCCCGGGTCCGAGCCACCCTCGCGAACTCCATCGAGCTGGACCCTGACATCAGGGTCTTGTCGAGATCGAAAAAGGCCGCTTCGCGCAGATCCGTCATTGACCGATACGTTAGTGCCGGGAGCGTGTTGACCGCGAGAGGGAGTGGATTGTGGAACCGACTGGAACGCATCCGGCCGATGTGACACGGCAAGGAGGGAGCAGAGTGGCCCGTTACGGACTGGTCGCGGTACTGGCCGCCCTGCTGTTTGCTGCACTGCCGGCGAGCCCGGCGACCGCACAGACACCACCGCCGGTCTCAAACTGGGTGCTGACCGGATCGAAGGAGTACCTGCCGGTGGCGGGCAGTCCGACCGTCTGCGGCAGCCAGGGGCTCACCTCGGATGGGGAGTCGCTCTGGTTTTCCTGGAACTTTGGCTTCTCCCATAACGATCTCAATCTCACCCGGACTTTCGATCAACGCTGCAGTAACTCGATCCCGCCGAACCTACTCGCGACCGGCCACGATCACATCGGCGGAATCGATCTCCATGAGGGGATCATCTACGCGCCGATCGAGGACGGGGCCAATTTCCTCTCGCCCTGGATCGTGCTCTATCGGGCAAGCGACCTCGCCTACACCGGGACCGCGTTTGCGCTGGACCGCGCCTACCTGACCGAAGGGGTTCCGTGGGTTGCGATAGATGGTCCGCGTGGCGTTGCCTATACCGCTGAAGCTCACAACACAACCGTCCTCAACGTCCACCGGCTCAGTGATTTCCACATCATCCGGACGGTCACTCTTAACCAGGAGGTGCCCGATATCCAGGGGGCAAAAATGTTCAGGGGACTGCTCTACTACTCGCAGGACAACGGCCCGCGAAAGTCAATCGGGGCGCTCGATCCGGAGACCGGCCATGTAACCAACCTGTTCGACCGCGATCTGGGCAACGGGTACGAAGCGGAGGGCCTGACCTTTGTTCAGCGCCGCTCCGGCACCGAGATGCTTGCGATCGAACTGTACAAGGGGACCAAGGGAGACCCGAACGACCCGTTCCACGCCCGCCTCCAGCGCTACCGGATCAACGGGGACACCACTCCACCAAGGCTGGCCGGGTTGAGACTGAAACCGAAGCAGGTCAGATCAGGAAAGCGGCCGGCCCGCATCGCGGTGGCGGTCCGTTCCTCCGAGCCGGCCACGATCACCGGTCAGTGGCAGCGCTGTACCGGCCCCAGGCGAAACCCCTGCCGAAAACTGAAAACTGCCGGATCGCCGTTCACCCGTTCACTCGGGACCGGCCCCAACCGGTTCCGCATCAAGGCCGTGAACGGCACCAGGAACCCGAAGCCCGGCCGCTGGCAGCTGAGGCTGACCCCAACCGACGAAGCTGGCGTCACCGGCAAGCCGGCCAGAGCATCAATACGGGTTCTCCCTCCCCGCAGAGGCCGATAGGCGATCCTCGAATATCAGACGAACGGGGAGTGGCTTTGAGACTGAATCCGGAAGTTCCGAGAGTTCCGTGGCAACAGGAATGGAGCGCAGTACTGGCTGCCACACTGGTGGGCGTGTTGAGTGTTGTGCTGGCAGCAGGCCCGGCGACCGCACAGACACCACCGCCGGTCTCAAATTGGGTACAGACCGACACGCGGAGCTTCATGCCCCTGGTCGGGACCCCGCAGATATGCGGAACCCAGGGCATCGCCTCGGACGGCAGCTCGCTCTGGTTTTCCTGGAACCAAGGTCTCAGCCACAACGACCTGGCCCTGACCAGGACTTTCACTGCTCGCTGCACCGGCGCAATCCCGCCCAGCTTGGCCGCGACCCAGCACAACCACATCGGCGACATCGACATCCACAACGGAATTCTCTACGCGCCGATCGAGGACGGCCCGGCGGGCTACCTCTCCCCCTGGATCGTCCTTTACCGGGCGAGTGATCTCACCGCCACCGGCAGGGCCTTCGAGCTGGACCGGACCTACCTGACCGACGGGGTGCCGTGGGTGGCGATCGACGCTCCCCGCAAGGTGGCCTACACCGCCGAGTGGAACCACACCACCAGATTGAACGTCCACCGGTTGAGTGACTTCAAGCTGCTACGCACCGTTGAGCTGGACAAGGAGGTGCCCCGGATCCAGGGCGCCAAGGTGTTCCGCGGCTCGCTCTACATCGCCCGTGATAACCGGCCTGACCACTCGATCGAGGCGATCGATCCGGAGACCGGCCACGTGACCCACCTCTTCGACCGGCCCGAACTGGGTGACAGCGAGGCGGAAGGGATCGCCTTCATCCGCCGGAAGTCCGGCACAGTGATGGCCCTGCTGGAGCTCTACCAGGGGGCCCGGCTGAGCTACTACCGGATCAACGGCGACACCACCCCGCCGAGACTGTCCGGGCTGAAGTTGAAGCCGATGCGGATCAGAGCGACGAAGCGGCCCGCCAGGCTCGTGGCCAGGGCCCGCTCCTCGGAGCCGACGACGGTGACCGGCCAGTGGCTGCGCTGCACCGGACCGAAGCGCAAGCTCTGCCAACGCCTGCGGGCGGTCGGCAAGCCGTTCAACCGAACCCTAAAGACCGGACGCAATGGTCTCAGCCTCAGGGCCGTAGCCGGAAACAGGAAGCTGACTCCCGGAAAGTGGCGCCTCCGCCTCACCCCCACCGACGAAGCCGACATAACCGGCAGGCCGACCGAGGCCACCCTCACGGTGCTACCAGCCCGCAAGTAACTCCGACCAGCGGCGGACGGAGGGAACCTGGCTCCCGACGAAACTGGCTCCCGACGGGAGGCTTCTCAGCCGACTTGACCGAAAGACCTCCCCTCGGCGCTACGCGCGGGTGGTCCCCGGCGGTGACTCAGGGCGGCCGGAGCCGGAAATCACCGGGATCCCCTTTCAGCGGGTGGTCCGCAGGGGCCTCCAGCCGTTCGCTGACAAGGAGTAAAGGCCGGAAATCACCGCGATCTTACGTGGGTAAGTGAGCTGTGATTTCCGGCCGTCGACGAAGCCAGCGGGCGGCTGGTGGTTCCTGCGGACCTCGCCCGGGCTAAACCTGGACCAAGATGGCGTCTCCCTGGCCCCCACCGGAGCAGATCGCGGCGCAACCGAGGCCGCCACCGCGGCGCTTGAGCTCACGGACCAGAGCGCCGATCACCCGGGCACCGGAGGCACCGATCGGGTGGCCGAGCGCGATCGCGCCGCCGTTCACGTTGACCTTCTCCTCGTCGATGCCCAGCATCTTCACGGTGTTCAGCGAGACCGAGGCGAAGGCCTCGTTGATCTCCCAGAGATCGACGTCGGCCGGGGTCTTGCCGATCTTCTCCAGGGCCGCCTTGGCGGCCAGGGCCGGGGTCTTGGCGAGGCAGGCGTACTCGTCGCCGATCTGGCCGTAGCCGACGATCGTGCCCATGATCTCCTTGCCGTTGGCCTTCGCCCACTCCTCGGAGGCGAGCACCAGCGCGCCGGCCCCGTCGTTCACGCCCGGAGCGTTGCCGGCGGTGTGGGTGGCGTCCTCGCCACCGATCGTCCGCAGCTTGCCGAGACTCTCGGCGGTCGCGTCGGGACGGATCGCCTCGTCGGCATCAACCACGGTGTCGCCCTTGCGGCCCTTGACCGTGACCGGCACGATCTCCTCGGCCAGCACGCCGTTCTGCTGGGCGGCGTCGGCCCGCTGGTGGGACTGGGCCGAGAAGCGGTCCATGTCCTCACGCTCGATCCCGAGCTGGTTGGAGACACCGGAAGCCTCGTTGATCATCTGCAGATGGGTGAAGGGGTTGGTCAGGCCGTCGTGGGTCATCGCGTCGACCGCCTTCACGTCACCCATCCGGAAACCGAACCGGGCTCCGGGCAGCAGGTACGGGGCGCCGGACATCGACTCCATGCCGCCGCCGACACCGAGCTCGATGTCACCGGCGCGGATCGCGGTGTCGATCAGACCGACCGACCGCATGCCTGATGCGCAGACCTTGTTCACGGTCTCGGAGGGAACCTCTTTCGGGATGCCGCCGTTGATCTGGGCCTGACGGGAGGGAATCTGGCCCTGCCCGGCCTGCAGTACCTGGCCGAAGGAAACCTGCTCGACCTGATCCGGGGCCACCCCGGCACGATCGAGGGCACCGGCAATCGCGGCTCCGCCGAGTTCGGCTGCATCCACGGTCTTGAGACCACCGCCCATCTTGCCGAAGGGGGTGCGGGCGGTACTGAGGATGACTGTGCGGGCCATTGTGCCTTTCGGTTTACGAGGGGAAGTTCGAAAAGAGGACTAAAAAAGCGAATATGGACGATACCGGGTGCCCCTTCTCAAGGGTCACCGGTTCGGCTACGCTCAACCTGTCCCATACAAGGGGTGGGTCCCGCGCGGTGGAAAATCTCAGGATGAAAGTTGTCTCGACAGCGTTGGTGCTGTTCGCAAGTGGATCCTTGATGATGGCCGGGATAGCAGTCGCAGGACCGCTTTCTACGTACTCGGCCGAGCCCGTGGCGGACATAAATCCGGGTGCCGGAAGCGGCATCTCCAATTCGGTCGATCCCGAGTTCACCGCGGCAGGCAATCAGGTCTTCTTCATCGCCGATGACGGGGTGAACGGCAAGGAACTCTGGGCCAGCGACGGCAGGCCGGGCGGCAGCACCCAGATGATCAAGGATGTAAACCCGGCCCCCGGGGTCGGCAGCAACCCTGAGGGTCTCGTCACCTACGAGGGCGAGGTCTACTTCTCGGCCGATGACGGGGCAAGCGGACGCGAGCTCTGGAAATCCAACGGGACCGAAGCCGGAACGATGATGCTCAAAGACATCCAGGTCGGCTCCGATTCATCGTCGCCGTCCAGACCGGTCGAGGCCGGGGGCAAGCTGTTTTTCGCCGCAAACGAAGGTCCCGGCCCGGCCTTCAGGGGTACCGAACTCTGGATGACCGATGGCACCGGCCCCGGAACCGGGTTGGTCAAGGACATCGAAGCCGACGGCTGCATGGGCGGGTCGAGTCCGAGAGAGCTGACCGAAGTCGACGGGCTTCTCTACTTCGTCGCCAACTTCTCGAGTCCGGGCTGCAGCGATTCCGATCTTGGCCAGCTCTGGAAGAGCGACGGGACCGAGTCCGGCACACAGTTGATTTCAGACCTCAGACCCGGGAATTCTTCTGACCCATTCATTCAGAACATCACCGAACTGAATGGACTGGCCGTTTTCGCCGCCACAGTGAGTTCGGAAGGCGTTGAACTTTTTACCAGCGACGGGACCAATTCCGGCACCGTCCTTCAGGTCCTGGACCCCGGTCCGACCAACGGCGTCTTTGGCCCGTTCACGGTATTCGATGGCTGGGCTTACTTCCAGGGAAACGACGGAACCAACCGTGAACTCTGGCGAACCGACGGAACCGGCACTACCGCGCTTTTCAAGGATCTTGACCCGACTCCGTCCGCTCAGAGCCAACCCGACTCGATCACCGTGGCAAACGGGGCGCTCTGGCTGATGCCCACCGTCGCCGGCACCTCTTCGGAACCGTGGACAAGCGACGGGATACCCGGCGGTACCAATCTAGCCAAGGACATAAACCCGGGGACCGGAAATTCTTTCCCGACGGACTTCACCGGACTGGGGGGCCGGACCTTCTTCCTGGCCAGCAACACCTCGAGCACGCCCTTCACCATGACCAACTACCAGCTCTGGCAGTCGGACGGCACCGCCGGCGGGACCATTGCCAGAAGCAGCATCGCCGCCGGTGACGACCTCGAAGACAAGGTCAAATGGCTGGCCAAGGTCGGGCCGAGGCTGGTCTTCGGGGCGGACAACAACGACGGGACCGGCTTCGAACTCTGGTCCTTCACCGACAACGAAGAACCGCTGACCACGATTACCTCCGGCCCCGCGAATAACACGACGATTACCGACCCCTCCCCCGTTTTCGGTTTCGAGTCCGACGATCTGCCGGCCACCTTCGAGTGCCGACTCTACGACAGCAGTCTTCCCGCCCCGGCTTTCGGCCCCTGTTCGGGACCAGGCGCGACGCATACCCCGCCAGCCCCGCTGTCCACGGTCAATGAAGTCGGGAGTTTCAGGTTCGAGGTCAGGGCATTCGACGAATCCGGGAATGTTGACCCGACCCCGGTCGGGCGGACATTCACACTCGACGTGAAGCCCCCTGATACCGAGATAACCGCCGGACCAGCCGAAGACTCGACCATCACCAGTCCCTCCCCCACCTTCGAGTTCCGCTCCGTCAACCAAAGTGGTTCAGGTCAGTCCGGGGCCACCTTCGAATGTCGTCTCTTCGCGACCGGTCAGAGCGCACCGGCTTTCGGTACCTGCTCGGGACCAGGCGAAACCCACACCCCGGCCAGTCCGCTCGCCAAAGGCAGCTACACCTTCGAGGTCAGGTCAACCGATCCGGTCGGGAACACCGACCCAACTCCGGCTTCGCGTTCCTTTGCGGTCGAGGCCCCGGTTGCCGACAAGACGCTCAAGGGGTCAGCTACAGCCTGGAAGGTACAAAGGCAGCGCGGCAAAAGGCTTGGGATCAAGGTGAAGGTCAAGGCGATTGAGGCCCTGCGGGTCGCCCTGAGCGGCAAGGTCATCGATGGCCGCAGGAAGACTGGCTTGAAGAGAGTGACCAATTCCCTGAAGCCGGGTGCTTCCAGGACCATCGTTCTACGCCTGCCCAGGAAGAAGAACCGGGCGCTGCTTGCCCGGGTCAGGCGGACCGGGAAGGTCAGGGCGCTGGTCGCGGTGACCCTGAGCGACCCGGCCGGGAACAGGAAGCAGGTCCGCCTCTCGGTGAAGCTCCGCTGAGCCACGGCGCCCCGGGTCCTAGTATCCGGCGAATGAAGGCCCACGCGAGTGCACTCCCCATGTCCGACCTCGATGCCGACCTGGTGGCGGTCGGCCTCTTTGAAGGTGACGAACTGAGCCAGCCGCTGGGCAGCACCGGCGGTGCCGCTGACGCCTCGTCTGACTTCAAGTCGCAGGTAATCGTCTACCCCGGAAGGCCAGTCCGGACGGTGATCATCGGGCTCGGACCGAAGGAAGATTTCACCGCCGAGAAGGCCCGAGTGGTCGGTGCCGTTTCGCAGCAGGCACTTAAACAGGTCAAGGGCGAGGCGCTGGCCTGGGTGCTCCCGGACTTGCCAGACGGGGTTGATGCGGGGGCTGTGGCCGCCGCCCTGATCGAGGGGGCGGGTTTCTCCGCCTTCGAGTTCGACCGGTACCGGTCCGGCAGCGACGGCGAGGAGGCCGCCCCGACCCTGAAGTCGGTCGAGGTCAGTGCCGGGACCGACGTCACCGAGGCGGTACGGATCGGCGAGGTGGTAGTCAATGCCGCCAACCGGGCGAGGGAGCTCCAGAGCATGCCGGCCAATGAGGCCACCCCGAAGTTCCTGGCCCGGAGGGCGAAGGAGATCGCAGCCGCCCACAAACGGATCGAGGTGGAAGTGATGAAGCGCCAGGCGATCGTGAAGGCCGGGATGGGAGGCCTGGCCGCAGTCTCGAAGGGGGGCGAGGAGGTCGGCCCACGGCTGATCACCCTCCGCTACTCGGGCCGGGATGGTGGCGAGACACTCGGGCTGGTCGGCAAGTCGGTGACCTTCGACTCGGGCGGGATCTCGATCAAGCCCTCGGCCGGGATGCACGAGATGAAGATGGATATGTCCGGCGGGGCGGCGGTACTCGAGGCCGTGAACGCGATCGCCGAGCTCGACCTTGCGATCAACCTGATCGCCGTGCTCCCGGCGACCGAGAACATGCCTTCAGGCACCGCTCTGAAACCGGGTGACGTCCTCACCCAGCTGAACGGCAAGACGGTCGAGGTGACCAACACCGACGCCGAGGGCCGCCTGATCCTGGCCGACGCGCTGACCTGGTGCGCCCGTCAGGGGGCCGACCGCATGGTGGACCTGGCCACCCTGACCGGGGCGGTGTTGATCGGACTCGGCTCAACCTACGCCGGCCTGATCGCCAACGACGACGAGCTCGCGGCGCAGGTCGAGGCTGCCGGTGAACGGACCGGTGAGCTGGTCTGGCGGCTTCCGCTCCACCCCGAGTACCGGGAGCTGATCGAGGGTTCGATCACCGATCTGGTGAACACCTCGGCCAAGCGCAAGGCGGGGACGATCTACGCCGGTTCCTTCCTCGAGGAGTTCACCGAGGGCAGGCCGTGGGCGCATCTCGACATCGCCGGCACCGCCTGGGATACCGGCCGCGAGTACTGGGGCGCCGGCCCAACCGGTTTCGGAACCCATCTGCTGATCAGCCTGGCCCGCGAGCTCGCCCAGACCAACTAGCCCAAAAGAAAGTGGTGGGGCCAACCGGTATCTCCACGGAT includes:
- a CDS encoding leucyl aminopeptidase, with the protein product MKAHASALPMSDLDADLVAVGLFEGDELSQPLGSTGGAADASSDFKSQVIVYPGRPVRTVIIGLGPKEDFTAEKARVVGAVSQQALKQVKGEALAWVLPDLPDGVDAGAVAAALIEGAGFSAFEFDRYRSGSDGEEAAPTLKSVEVSAGTDVTEAVRIGEVVVNAANRARELQSMPANEATPKFLARRAKEIAAAHKRIEVEVMKRQAIVKAGMGGLAAVSKGGEEVGPRLITLRYSGRDGGETLGLVGKSVTFDSGGISIKPSAGMHEMKMDMSGGAAVLEAVNAIAELDLAINLIAVLPATENMPSGTALKPGDVLTQLNGKTVEVTNTDAEGRLILADALTWCARQGADRMVDLATLTGAVLIGLGSTYAGLIANDDELAAQVEAAGERTGELVWRLPLHPEYRELIEGSITDLVNTSAKRKAGTIYAGSFLEEFTEGRPWAHLDIAGTAWDTGREYWGAGPTGFGTHLLISLARELAQTN